Proteins encoded by one window of Bacteroidota bacterium:
- a CDS encoding helix-turn-helix transcriptional regulator has product MSEKVDTTAECPAEAMLKSLSGKWKPQILRLADEGTLRFNSIMKVLQGANKQSVSVALKELEEEGILSKTIVSQKPLHIEYSLTEKGRGVIPLLLNLGGFAQEHGSAKDVK; this is encoded by the coding sequence ATGTCAGAAAAAGTTGATACTACTGCCGAATGCCCTGCCGAGGCAATGTTGAAATCCCTTTCGGGTAAGTGGAAGCCACAGATATTACGCTTGGCGGACGAAGGAACGTTGAGGTTTAACAGTATTATGAAAGTGCTGCAAGGAGCTAATAAACAATCGGTTTCTGTAGCATTAAAAGAACTGGAAGAAGAGGGTATTTTGAGCAAAACTATTGTTAGCCAAAAACCATTACATATAGAGTATTCACTAACTGAAAAGGGCAGAGGGGTAATTCCGTTGCTATTGAACCTTGGGGGCTTTGCACAAGAACATGGGAGTGCAAAAGACGTCAAATAA